In Camelus dromedarius isolate mCamDro1 chromosome 4, mCamDro1.pat, whole genome shotgun sequence, the DNA window ACCTGCGTCCACACATGCTGGGGGTCGCCCGGTCGGCGTGGGTGCGGTGTGTGTGAAGGTGCCTTCCCGCGAGCGTGCTGGGCAGGAGCCAGGCCAGAGGCACTGACCGCAGCCACTGGGAGCTCAGCCCCGGGAAAGGCTCAGGACTCTCCAGAGTCAGTCGGGGAGAGGACGCCTTCCTCCCGGGGAGGGCTCTGGTCTTTCTAGCGCAGGTTGTTTTCAGAACAAATGCTCTGTGTCAGCGAGCACGCTGGTTCTCTGGAGGTGTTGAAGCTGGCGGCCACTGGCACCCCGCTTCCTCTCCCAGAAATTCCCTcaggcagccctgggctgggggctggcacaGGCGATGGGGAGTCCCGTCACACCCGCTCTGCTGTCatcacccaccaccacctccctgccTTAAGGACGGGTGGCCCAGGGGGCTGGCTCACTCCAGCCCAGCTTCTCCACCACTTTTCAGGCAGCCCCTGCACAGGCTTCTGCAGGTCAGGGGGCAGACAGCTcctctggggaaactgaggctgactGCAGGTCTGTGCCAACTGTGGGTCCAGGGGTCTCAGCAGGGAGGGCTGTGAGGGGGGTTTTGCACCCCAGCAGAGTGTCCTGATGGACATGAGTGTGGTCACAGTGCAGAGGAACTTGGGGTGTCTCCTGGGGCCTGGGCCCCCTCCTCCTTCGTCTCCGAAGTCTCTCCATGGGCTGCGACCAGCACTTGAAGCTGGAGGAGGGAGTGTCTGAGCGCTGCATTCCTAGCACAGTGAGCGCTGCTCTGGGAAACTCGCTTCACTCACACACCCCTGTCCTGGATCCTGGGCGATTTCAAAAGTGGGGTCCCAGCTCTGGAGGTCTTTATGGTGCCTGGGCGACGAGTCTGCACCCCACTCTGCCTCAGATCCCATTTAGGGAGTCTGCTGGGTTCCCAGGGAGCGGGGTACAGGCAGGGCCGACCAGACAGCAGAGGGCTGGCTGGAGACTGCCGTGTGCTCGCATCTCCCAAAGGCGACCGGATGTCTCTCCAGCTGATGGTATGGTTATCTCAGTGCGGAATCAGAGGGTGGCTTCCTACCTCCGCTTGAGACAGCAGACTGATCTCACCATCAGCAGGAAGCGGTGCCCCTGAGGTGCTGCTACCCCTCCAGGGACAGCCTCCCCGACAGGAAGCGGCCCCTGGCAGCTGAGTGCTCTGAGCACTGGCCGGGCTGCAGGGGGCCCCAGGCAGCCTAGAGCAATTCTGCAGAGCAAATGTTGGAGTTGACGGGTCTGCACACCTGAGCAGGATGCTGTTGGGCTCCGTGTCCTGGATACGGGACCCCGTGCCAGTGCCCGGCACTGGCAGGGACCTGAGCTGGTTGCCGTGGCTTCTGGGGACCCCCTGCTATTTGATAAGGACCTTGGGATTTGGCTTCCCAAACACTTTTGGGAGGCACCCCAAAGGACAGAGGTGAGACCCCAAGGACGGGTATCACTTCAAAGTCTCCTGAGCCACCTTAAGATGCGTGCAAATTGGGTGCCCTTCTCCCTGATAATTAGGagtttgttttattataaaaggaaattttaaagacTGCAGTtagtttttttaactttccctCACAAAATATCAAGCCACACTGAAGCTAGACTGTAAGTTGCCCCCCTGGGGGTTGGGGACCAGGGCCCAGCCCCAACACAGCTGGCTGGGTAGGGGGCATtaggggaggggccaggcctgCTGCTCATGCAGAAGGGGCTGCGGTTGTCCACTGTCGCGGGCACCGCTGACCAGGGCAGTGAGGGGCCGTGTGGGTGCTTCTGACCAGGACATGGTGGAGGACGCCCAGTTCCACCCCGAGGCCGGCTCTGAGCCATTGGTCTGGgcctggaggggtggggctgCCCTCATGGTTCTGACCATCGGGAGCACAAGAGGCACTCCTGGCCCCAGATGGGGCTCAGGCCAGTTTAAGTGGGACCTCAGGGCAGAGGACTGTGGTAGCCATGCTCTCTGAGGGAGAGAGTGAGGCAGGCCAGTGCCCGGAGGGGCCCCAGCCACCCCTCCTCAGGAGGGGGTGACGGGCAGCTCTCAGCCCGGCagtggggggaggcaggagggagaccAGAGTTCTGCACTTTCCCGGAGGGCGGGCTGGCTGAGCCACAACCCCTGCTGTCCTGGACCGCAGCAGCCAGTGGCCAGGTGGGGGAGAGGCCAACGCCTGCTGAGGTATGGGTGTGGGTCAGACGCAGGCACCTCCTGTAGCCGGTTTGGGGACGGGGTGGAGGGGGCCACGGGCCGCCCTGGGCTTTGTCCTGAGCCTCTGAGCCCTCCCTGGTGAGGATGGCACTGGGGCTGGTGTGAGACTGGCCACCCTCTGGGCCACCTGTCCCGAGAGATGGTGGAGTTGGCGCAGCGGGGCCTGGAGGTGGACAGTGAGCACCTGCCTTGCTTTCTGACCAGCAGCAAACAGATCCCtggagaggagggctgggggagggacgGGGATCTGGTTCCAGTCCAGGGCTGGCTCACTGCCTCCTTGCCTCCGCAGGCCTCTGAAGGCCTTGGTTTTCCCACCGtccagcaggcagggcagggtggcCTGGAGGGTGACTCGGGGCTCCCGGCAATTTCCGTGACTTCTCAGGGAAGGTGGAGTTTGGGCTCCCGAATGTGGGTGGGGCGCACCTCTTGCATCCCTGGCCAGAGGCGGGCGGGGCCTGGCCGCCCAGGCTCCCCTCGCTGCCCGCCGCCTCACGCCCGccccctcctgcagccccaggacCATGGACAACAGAACCTGCGGCCAGGAGAAGCCTGGCAGCGCCCAGGTCCTCTACACCTACACGGGCGCGCTCCTCGTGCTGGGCCTGCTGCTCAACGGCTGGGCACTCTGGGTGCTGTGCCACCGCCTGCAGCGGTGGACGGAGACCCGCATCTACATGGCCAACCTGGCCGTGGCCGACCTCTGCCTGCTCTGCGCCCTGCCCTTCTTCCTGCACTCCCTGAAGAGGAAGAGCCCCACGGACACGCTGCTCTGCCAGCTCTCCCAGGGCGTCTACctggtcaacaggtacatgagcATCAGCCTGGTGATGGCCATCGCCCTGGACCGCTATGTGGCCGTGCGGCACCCGCTGCGCGCCCGTGCGCTCCGCTCCCCGCGGCGGGCCGTGGCCGTGTGCGCGGCACTCTGGGCGCTGGTGGTCAGCTCCCTGGTGCTTCGCTGGttcctggggaggcaggagggcggCTTCTGCTTCTCCAACAGCTCCCGGCAGAGCTCCTACACCACCATCTTCTCGCTGCTGGGCTTCTACCTGCCACTGGCCGTGCTGGTCTTCTGCTCCCTGCAGGTGGTGGCCACCCTGGCCCCGAAGCCAGCGGCTGACACAGGCCAGGTGGAGTCCACCCAGAAGGCCGCCCGCATGGTCTGGGCGAACCTGGTGGTGTTCGTGGTCTGCTTCCTGCCCTTTCACGTGGTGCTGACCGTGCAGGTGGCCACGGGCCTGCACTCCTGCGCCCTCCACCTCGCCCTTGACGTCACTAGCAAACTCTCGAATGCCAACTGCTGCCTGGACGCTGTCTGCTACTACTACATGGCCAAGGAGTTCCAGGAGGCGTCTGCGCTGGCCGTGCCCCCCAGTGCCAAGGCCCATAAGAGCCAGGATTCTCTGTGTGTGACCCTGGCCTAGGAGAGGAGCCACGGGCTCCCGGGAAGTGCTGCCCACCGGGGGAGCCTGTGGCCAGCAACAAGGAGCCCCGGGATCAGCCCTGACCTCACTGTGGGCTGTGGGCACTCTCAGGAGTCCCATGTGGTCAGGACAATCCAGGCGTGGAGCTTGGGGAGgtgacacccccacccctggggtaGAGAAGGGACAGCGATAAGGGCAGGAGGACTGGGGCCTGAGCACGGCCAACCCTAGGGACCCCTGGACGGGGCTGCACACCTGTTGTGCCTAGAACTGGGTTCACCTGCGGCACAGGGGCGGGTGCCTGCTGGGGGCCGTGAGACCCACAGGGCCAGAATAAAGCTCTTCTCCTGGGCTGTGTGCAGGCCACTCACGCTCTCAtgatgtgtgtgtggggagggcctggggccaTCTTCCCTGGTGGCTTTCTAGGGCTTTCCACCTGGGGGCTCTCCTTGGGCACTCCCATCTgctctccacccctgccccactccccgTCCATCTGGAGTTTAGATGGGggctgtctgcagcacctggaaGGGCCATGCTGGAGGCCACGACCCACTTTCTTCCTCCAGAGCCCCTCGGCCCCTCAGTGTCTGCAGAGctgtcctgggggcggggggcagggaggggtggccGGGGGCACGTGCTTTGGTGCTTCCTCCGGGGGCGGGGGAAGCTGGAAGTCCTGCCGGGGGACACCCAGGCTGGCGCGCTGAGCCACCTCTTTGCCTCCCTGTGTGGGGCCGGGCGTCCAGACTCGAGCTGGAGCAAGCAGAGCTTTTCAGAGCCTCAGCGGGCGCTGTCCACGTGCGCCTGGGTCAACCCCAGCTCTGTCTCCCCTTACCTGCGTGTCCTCCGGCCCCGAGGCACCTCCCTGCCCTGTTCTCCCATCCATGCGATTGCCCGGGCATGGCAGCCGAGTCCCGGCAGGGCCAGCCTCTCAGGCCTGTGGTCACGCAGTCCCACGAGGCCCCGGGCTCAGGGCGACCTCACTCAGAGAGATGCACTCAAAAGAGTCCATGTGAGGGGGTCCTGAGCAAAAGGGGTCTTGCTCAGTGGGGTCCATGCTCAGGGGCGTCCTGCTCAGAGGGTCTGTACTCAGGGGGTTCCAGGCCTGGAAAGGGTCCATTCTCGGGAGGGGGGTCCGTGCTTAGGGGTCCACACTCTGGGGTTCCAACTCACAGGGCCCCTGCAACTTCAACGGGCTGCCGTCTTACCGCAGATCAGTTGGAGTTTTGAGGGAGAGGCCCGCACTCACTTCTGGGCATGCACGTCGGGTCGGGGCGGCCCTGCTCTAGTTCTGGGAGCTTCCTGTGTGTTGGCAGGtggctctgggctctggagaCCTCAGGCTTCCCTCGGTCAGCACGTGGGCCTCCCCAAGGCACCTGCCGCAGACAGAACAGCCCCGTCTCTGACTCCTCAGCACCAGGAGCCTCAGGCAGAAGTGGGCGCAGAGCCACTCAGGGCGCTGAGTGCAGGAgtctccagcccagcccctccgtCTGCGTCCCAACTGCCCGCGCTCAGCCCCTGGCCCTCCCCTGGGCCAGACCTTTCCAGCACTTTGATGATCTGGCCGTCCAACACCTGCCCCACCCCGTCCACCACCACGGACCAGGGTCCCAGCCTCTACAACCAGGCCCCCCCAGCCAGGCCTCGGACCCCTCCGCCTTTGTCCAGCATCAGTGGAGCCGCTGCCCACTTGCCAGCCCAGGCACTCGGCCCCACCTTCTCACCCCTCCTCAGGCTGCCTCTCGCCCCCAGGCCCTCCAACTAGGCCGTCCTCAAAGGGGCCCCGCTCATTTTCTCTTCTCAGGACCCAAGCCTGTGGTCACCTCTGCCCACCCATGTGCCCCGGGCAGGGCTGGCTGCATTTGTCCTGGGAAGGCACGAGGGGGGCCAGGCACGTACGGTGGAGCAGGGACTGGGTGAACGCAGGTGTGAGGTGGCAGGTGGACCCCAGAGGCAGGTGtgcaccctctcctccc includes these proteins:
- the GPR35 gene encoding G-protein coupled receptor 35 isoform X1, coding for MVETRPPSGASGPRTMDNRTCGQEKPGSAQVLYTYTGALLVLGLLLNGWALWVLCHRLQRWTETRIYMANLAVADLCLLCALPFFLHSLKRKSPTDTLLCQLSQGVYLVNRYMSISLVMAIALDRYVAVRHPLRARALRSPRRAVAVCAALWALVVSSLVLRWFLGRQEGGFCFSNSSRQSSYTTIFSLLGFYLPLAVLVFCSLQVVATLAPKPAADTGQVESTQKAARMVWANLVVFVVCFLPFHVVLTVQVATGLHSCALHLALDVTSKLSNANCCLDAVCYYYMAKEFQEASALAVPPSAKAHKSQDSLCVTLA
- the GPR35 gene encoding G-protein coupled receptor 35 isoform X2 → MEGQEEGAGRVLLQTSAWTPATRRPAVLLSWASSPRTMDNRTCGQEKPGSAQVLYTYTGALLVLGLLLNGWALWVLCHRLQRWTETRIYMANLAVADLCLLCALPFFLHSLKRKSPTDTLLCQLSQGVYLVNRYMSISLVMAIALDRYVAVRHPLRARALRSPRRAVAVCAALWALVVSSLVLRWFLGRQEGGFCFSNSSRQSSYTTIFSLLGFYLPLAVLVFCSLQVVATLAPKPAADTGQVESTQKAARMVWANLVVFVVCFLPFHVVLTVQVATGLHSCALHLALDVTSKLSNANCCLDAVCYYYMAKEFQEASALAVPPSAKAHKSQDSLCVTLA
- the GPR35 gene encoding G-protein coupled receptor 35 isoform X3, whose amino-acid sequence is MDNRTCGQEKPGSAQVLYTYTGALLVLGLLLNGWALWVLCHRLQRWTETRIYMANLAVADLCLLCALPFFLHSLKRKSPTDTLLCQLSQGVYLVNRYMSISLVMAIALDRYVAVRHPLRARALRSPRRAVAVCAALWALVVSSLVLRWFLGRQEGGFCFSNSSRQSSYTTIFSLLGFYLPLAVLVFCSLQVVATLAPKPAADTGQVESTQKAARMVWANLVVFVVCFLPFHVVLTVQVATGLHSCALHLALDVTSKLSNANCCLDAVCYYYMAKEFQEASALAVPPSAKAHKSQDSLCVTLA